In Numida meleagris isolate 19003 breed g44 Domestic line chromosome 23, NumMel1.0, whole genome shotgun sequence, the following proteins share a genomic window:
- the USP28 gene encoding ubiquitin carboxyl-terminal hydrolase 28 (The sequence of the model RefSeq protein was modified relative to this genomic sequence to represent the inferred CDS: added 51 bases not found in genome assembly), with product MTAELQAASGGPGGFEADYQVLNKMKEITGIQDADFLHAALKAAKGNLMEALIVLTEERDQEPVQNTAAAEPSSWEGSAVGKEPPQGGAAFVPNKKGDVHPVVAYRQLESPKAHAAERPQEPHSPENKNRSKRKRCEVWEENSKQSDWKRVGDWPVGMKNIGNTCWFSAVIQSLFQLPQFRRLVLSYSFPQSVLESCRTRTGKRNIAFMQELQCLFALMLGTRRKFVDPSAALELLRDAFKSTEEQQQDVSEFTHKLLDWLEDAFQLAVNVKSPGDKSENPMVQLFYGTFLTEGVHEGNTFSKIETFGQYPLQVNGYRNLNECLEGAMVEGEMDEETATQSVKYVQERWFTKLPPVLTFELSRFEFNQSLGQPEKIHTKLEFPQTIYMDRYLYCSKELIQTKREEVKKLKEKMLILQQKLERYMKYGSGPARFPLPDMLQYVLEFISTKPAGAVSSVCMSSTEDSQMMDRQSQGEPHVLGALSQPDSMLDGKGGQAEDGAVLAANSSPQQQLNAPLQPAGPPAEGLDCPAPHVVSEEEMNLVTTCLQRWRNEIEQDVRDLKESIARISQSIDEMYSDPHLQQVPYHLHAVLVHEGQANAGHYWAFIYDQPRKSWLKYNDISVTESSWEELERDSFGGLKNASAYCLMYISNKVSHVVAGEGESSELGQFQKEVEALPPELRRYIQEDNWRLEQEAEEWEEEQSCKIPSTAAESQELSPESGLDQAAAGEQSLRSLSSEHAMIAKEQTAQAIANAADVYKKNGVEAALCEAFHEEYSRLYLLSKETPTPQNDARLQHVLVYFLQNDAPQQIVERTLLEQFADKNLSYDERSISIMKVARDKLKEIGPDEVDMEEYKKWHEDYSLFRKVSVYLLTGLELYQNRKYKESLTYLIYAYQSNTALLEKGANRGVNESLITLYRRKCLLKLNEMASSLFVSCEEARVAEGISILNELIIPCMHLINNFDISREDMDAIEVMRNRWCSYLGREDMDASLQVRLGELLPRLLDGSTEVVVLKEPPKIRPNSPYDLCSRFAAVMESIHDASTVAVK from the exons GTGGTGCTGCATTCGTCCCTAACAAGAAAGGAGACGTCCACCCCGTTGTTGCCTACAGGCAGCTGGAATCACCAAAAGCTCACGCTGCTGAAAG ACCACAGGAGCCCCAttctcctgaaaacaaaaatcgCTCCAAAAGGAAACGCTGCGAAGTCTGGGAAGAGAATTCCAAACAGAGTGACTGGAAAAGAGTGGGTGACTGGCCTGTTGGAATGAAGAACATCGGCAACACGTGTTGGTTTAGTGCTGTCATCCAG tCTCTCTTCCAGTTGCCGCAGTTTCGGAGGCTGGTGCTCAGCTACTCCTTCCCACAAAGTGTCCTTGAAAGCTGCCGTACCCGCACT ggaaaaagaaatattgcatTCATGCAAGAACTCCAGTGTCTGTTTGCTTTGATGCTGGGAACACGTCGTAAGTTTGTGGAcccttctgcagcactggaacTCTTAAGGGATGCCTTTAAATCAACGGAGGAGCAGCAG CAAGATGTGAGCGAGTTCACGCACAAACTGCTGGATTGGCTGGAAGATGCATTCCAGCTTGCTGTGAATGTCAA AAGCCCTGGGGACAAATCTGAAAACCCAATGGTCCAACTTTTCTATGGGACTTTCTTGACTGAGGGTGTCCACGAGG GCAATACTTTTTCCAAGATCGAAACCTTTGGTCAGTATCCCCTTCAGGTAAATGGTTATCGAAACTTGAATGAGTGCTTGGAAGGAGCCATGGTGGAGGGAGAGATGGATGAGGAGACAGCAACTCAGTCAGTGAAATATGTACAGGAG CGCTGGTTCACCAAGCTCCCCCCGGTGCTGACCTTTGAACTCTCCCGATTTGAGTTCAACCAGTCCCTGGGACAGCCAGAGAAAATCCACACCAAGCTGGAATTCCCTCAGACTATCTATATGGACAG GTACCTCTACTGCAGCAAAGAGCTTATTCAGACAAAGAGAGAAGAGGTGAAGAAattgaaggagaaaatgctgattCTGCAACAGAAACTGGAAAG GTACATGAAGTACGGCTCTGGCCCAGCACGCTTCCCACTGCCTGACATGCTCCAGTACGTGCTGGAATTCATCAGTACCAAGCCTGCTGGAGCTGTGTCCTCTGTGTGCATGTCTTCTACTGAGGACTCTCAGATGATGGACAGGCAGTCCCAGGGCGAGCCGCACGTTCTGGGCGCGCTTTCACAGCCAGACAG catgCTAGACGGAAAGGGTGGTCAGGCTGAAGATGGAGCTGTATTAGCAGCAAATTCCTCACCACAGCAACAACTGAACGcccctctgcagcctgctggtcctccagcagaggggttggactgCCCTGCTCCTCACGTGGTGTCCGAGGAGGAGATGAACCTCGTTACGACGTGTCTGCAGCGATGGAGGAATGAGATTGAGCAAGATGTGCGAG ATCTGAAGGAGTCTATTGCCAGAATCAGCCAATCCATTGACGAAATGTACAGTGACCCTCACCTCCAGCAG GTTCCCTATCACTTGCATGCTGTCTTGGTGCACGAAGGGCAAGCAAATGCTGGTCACTACTGGGCCTTCATATATGACCAGCCTCGGAAAAGCTGGCTGAAATACAATGACATCTCAGTGACGGAATCATCGTGGGAAGAACTGGAGAGAGATTCATTTGGTGGCTTGAAGAATGCCAGTGCCTACTGCCTGATGTACATAAGCAACAAGGTGTCCCACGTTGTTGCAG GTGAAGGTGAGAGCTCGGAGCTCGGGCAGTTCCAGAAGGAGGTGGAGGCTTTGCCCCCGGAGCTGAGGCGCTACATCCAGGAGGACAACTGGCGGCTcgagcaggaggcagaggagtGGGAGGAGGAGCAGTCCTGCAAGATCCCTTCAACTGCTGCTGAATCTCAGGAGCTCTCCCCTGAATCGGGACTAG ATCAGGCCGCAGCCGGCGAGCAGAGCCTGCGCTCCCTGTCCTCGGAGCACGCCATGATTGCAAAGGAGCAGACTGCCCAGGCAATTGCGAATGCAGCCGACGTCTACAAGAAGAACGGTGTGGAGGCAGCGCTCTGCGAG GCATTCCACGAGGAGTACTCCAGGCTCTATCTCCTTTCCAAAGAGACCCCAACCCCTCAGAACGATGCCCGCCTGCAGCACGTGCTCGTTTACTTCCTGCAAAACGATGCCCCCCAGCAGATCGTGGAACGGACCCTCCTCGAGCAGTTTGCGGACAAAAACCTCAGCTACGACGAAAG GTCAATTAGCATAATGAAGGTAGCACGagataaactgaaagaaatcgGTCCTGATGAGGTGGATATGGAGGAGTACAAG AAGTGGCACGAAGACTACAGCCTTTTTCGGAAGGTGTCTGTTTACCTACTTACAGGGCTGGAGCTGTACCAGAACAGAAA GTACAAGGAGTCCCTGACCTACCTGATCTATGCCTACCAAAGCAACACCGCTCTGCTGGAGAAGGGAGCCAACAGAGGAGTGAATGAATCGCTGATCACCTTGTATAGAAGAAAGTGTCTCTTG AAGCTGAATGAGATGGCTTCGTCTCTGTTTGTAAGCTGTGAGGAAGCTCGTGTGGCAGAGGGCATTAGCATCCTGAATGAGCTGATCATCCCCTGTATGCACCTCATTAACAACTTTgacatctccagagaagacaTGGATGCCATTGAGGTCATGAGAAACCGCTGGTGCTCCTATCTGGGACGAGAAGACATGGACG CGAGCCTGCAGGTCAGGCTGGGCGAGCTGCTCCCCCGCCTGCTCGACGGCTCCACGGAGGTGGTCGTGCTGAAGGAGCCCCCGAAGATCCGGCCCAACTCCCCCTACGACCTCTGCAGCCGCTTTGCAGCCGTGATGGAGTCCATCCACGACGCCTCGACCGTGGCTGTGAAGTAG